One region of Cobetia sp. cqz5-12 genomic DNA includes:
- a CDS encoding Lnb N-terminal periplasmic domain-containing protein: MTLASLAARAMGSLAVVGASLWLVPALWFRLPGPEGLRTIVAALAAVLSLVCVIALWWPQASAIRWRLMGCYLMLLVASLAWWASITPRADRDWAPEVAHLVEGQVVTPARDEAATQGEVLHLEQVRNFVWHSIENYTPRWESRDYPLEELTSVDLLTSHWMGPQIAHTLVSFGFADGRYLAFSVEIRKERTEQFSTLGGMFKQYELAVIAADERDIIRVRSNVRGEQVHLYRVQMPREMIRELLLAYVDEAEALRTQPRFYNTATSNCTTLVYAMMTRLTDGLPLDYRLLLSGYLPEYVADQDALSDAAPFAELKASSLISPAAIAADNHPDGDFSRLIREGIPGADRPSY, translated from the coding sequence ATGACGTTGGCAAGCCTCGCGGCCCGCGCCATGGGCAGCCTCGCCGTGGTGGGCGCGAGCCTCTGGCTGGTGCCCGCACTGTGGTTCCGGCTGCCGGGGCCGGAAGGCCTGCGCACCATCGTGGCTGCTCTCGCAGCGGTGCTGAGTCTCGTGTGCGTGATTGCCCTGTGGTGGCCGCAGGCCAGCGCGATTCGCTGGCGGCTGATGGGCTGCTACCTGATGCTGCTGGTCGCAAGCCTTGCCTGGTGGGCCAGCATCACGCCTCGGGCGGACCGCGACTGGGCGCCGGAGGTAGCGCATCTGGTCGAGGGGCAGGTGGTCACGCCAGCACGGGACGAGGCTGCCACCCAGGGTGAAGTGCTGCATCTCGAGCAGGTACGCAATTTCGTGTGGCACAGCATTGAGAATTACACGCCGCGCTGGGAAAGCCGCGACTATCCGCTGGAGGAGCTGACCTCGGTGGACCTGCTGACCAGTCACTGGATGGGCCCGCAGATCGCCCATACGCTGGTCAGCTTCGGCTTTGCCGATGGCCGCTATCTGGCCTTCTCGGTGGAGATCCGCAAGGAGCGCACCGAGCAGTTCTCGACCCTCGGCGGCATGTTCAAGCAGTACGAACTGGCGGTGATCGCCGCCGACGAACGCGACATCATCCGCGTGCGCAGCAACGTGCGCGGCGAGCAGGTACACCTCTATCGGGTGCAGATGCCGCGCGAGATGATCCGCGAGCTGCTGCTGGCCTACGTCGACGAAGCCGAGGCATTGCGCACTCAGCCACGCTTCTACAACACCGCCACCAGCAACTGCACCACCCTCGTCTACGCGATGATGACGCGCCTGACCGACGGCCTGCCGCTGGACTACCGCCTGCTGCTCTCAGGCTATCTGCCGGAATATGTCGCGGACCAGGACGCCCTGAGTGACGCTGCCCCCTTCGCGGAACTCAAGGCCAGCAGCCTGATCAGCCCCGCCGCCATCGCCGCCGACAATCATCCGGACGGCGACTTCTCACGCCTGATTCGTGAAGGCATTCCCGGCGCGGACAGGCCCTCCTACTGA
- a CDS encoding alpha/beta hydrolase, with product MPDFSELLDHGPFIRLPDMLPGQTSSPLERYLGHYGLDALRSEDIAVHAGHLEAGGFRLWAQLWTPRKPRGTVFVVHGYFDHLALYRHLLAHLLRNGWQVALWDLPGHGLSSGEPASIDDFGDYVGCLQAFQDYLEDHSLAPHPWFGIGQSTGGSVLATDALMRGDESRWQGIALLAPLVRPWGWSQSRWLHSMARPFIDSIPRKYRANTNDVDFYEFLSTNDPLQADRLAVKWVTAMREWIPRLRALPPCSLPTLILQGEQDTTVDWQWNLGVLASKFPNARIYRHPEAQHHLVNEAEPIRQELFAELDAFLDALSQRPSDLPQQGRTA from the coding sequence ATGCCCGATTTCAGTGAACTGCTCGACCACGGCCCCTTTATCCGCCTGCCTGACATGCTGCCGGGCCAGACGTCCAGTCCACTGGAGCGTTACCTGGGCCATTACGGTCTCGATGCGCTGCGCAGCGAGGACATCGCCGTGCATGCCGGCCACCTGGAGGCCGGGGGCTTTCGCCTGTGGGCCCAGCTGTGGACACCGCGCAAGCCGCGCGGCACCGTCTTCGTGGTCCACGGCTACTTCGATCACCTCGCCCTCTATCGTCATCTGCTGGCGCACCTGCTGCGCAACGGCTGGCAGGTCGCCTTGTGGGACCTGCCGGGGCACGGCCTGTCATCCGGCGAGCCCGCCTCCATCGATGACTTCGGCGACTATGTCGGCTGCCTGCAGGCCTTCCAGGATTACCTGGAAGACCACAGCCTGGCGCCGCACCCGTGGTTCGGCATCGGCCAGAGCACCGGCGGTTCGGTGCTGGCCACCGACGCCCTGATGCGCGGCGATGAATCGCGTTGGCAGGGAATCGCCCTGCTCGCACCGCTGGTACGGCCGTGGGGCTGGTCGCAGTCACGCTGGTTGCACAGCATGGCGCGCCCCTTCATCGATTCCATTCCGCGCAAGTACCGCGCGAACACCAACGATGTGGACTTCTACGAGTTTCTCAGCACCAATGATCCGCTGCAGGCTGATCGCCTCGCGGTGAAGTGGGTGACGGCGATGCGGGAATGGATTCCCCGTCTGCGCGCCCTGCCACCCTGTTCTCTGCCGACCCTGATCCTGCAGGGCGAACAGGACACCACCGTCGATTGGCAATGGAATCTCGGCGTGTTGGCCAGCAAGTTCCCCAATGCGCGCATCTACCGCCACCCCGAGGCCCAGCACCATCTGGTCAATGAAGCCGAGCCGATTCGCCAGGAGCTGTTCGCCGAGCTGGACGCCTTCCTCGATGCTCTGTCGCAGCGCCCGTCAGACCTGCCGCAGCAGGGGCGCACGGCATGA
- a CDS encoding pyridoxal phosphate-dependent aminotransferase, with protein sequence MTTASPRRFLAHLYQDGPHNPFPGIKALERRLGHALPYQYGSNEGLDMPHHTLGGALGTALADLSRSYADADAWQLRQQLAERLGVAYENLLVDAGADSLLALVMRATVCAGECVITSAGTYPTLAYFARGLGAEVIEVPYDESFATADDTSSSRLAPDLAALLAAARQHDARVVYLANPDNPSGHLHSDADVRALCDALPENCSLLLDEAYHDFRPDAAHADHAPMARTFRLRTFSKAYGLAGLRLGFMIAEPEDIALLNKVRIHYAVSAPALAAGELLLAHPEEAAAHVAGVIDCRDRLAEHLRSLGAEVLPSATNFLCVRLKSAELAAQVQQQLMAQGVLITRSPHPSLGHILRISTLEDSLVPGRLARLEQAIAEERRS encoded by the coding sequence ATGACCACCGCCAGTCCCCGTCGCTTTCTTGCCCACCTCTATCAGGATGGGCCGCATAACCCGTTCCCCGGCATCAAGGCGCTGGAACGCAGACTGGGACACGCGCTGCCGTATCAGTATGGCTCCAACGAAGGGCTCGACATGCCGCACCATACGCTGGGTGGCGCGCTGGGCACTGCGCTGGCCGACCTGAGTCGCAGCTATGCCGACGCCGATGCCTGGCAACTGCGCCAGCAACTGGCTGAGCGTCTGGGAGTCGCGTACGAGAACCTGCTGGTCGACGCCGGTGCCGACAGCCTGCTGGCACTGGTGATGCGCGCCACCGTCTGTGCGGGCGAGTGCGTGATCACCAGCGCCGGCACCTATCCGACCCTGGCGTACTTTGCCCGCGGGCTGGGTGCCGAGGTCATCGAGGTGCCCTACGACGAGAGCTTCGCCACGGCTGATGACACCTCATCGTCGCGACTGGCACCGGACCTCGCGGCGCTGCTCGCTGCGGCAAGGCAACACGATGCCCGCGTCGTCTATCTCGCCAACCCTGACAACCCCAGCGGCCATCTGCATTCTGACGCCGATGTACGCGCCCTGTGCGACGCCCTGCCGGAGAACTGCAGCCTGCTGCTGGACGAGGCCTATCACGACTTCCGCCCGGATGCCGCCCACGCCGACCATGCGCCGATGGCGCGCACCTTCCGTCTGCGCACCTTCTCCAAGGCCTATGGCCTGGCGGGCCTGCGTCTCGGCTTCATGATCGCCGAGCCCGAGGACATCGCTCTGCTGAACAAGGTGCGTATCCACTACGCCGTGAGTGCACCGGCGCTGGCGGCAGGTGAGCTACTGCTGGCGCACCCTGAAGAGGCGGCAGCGCATGTCGCCGGCGTCATCGATTGTCGCGATCGTCTCGCCGAGCATCTGCGCTCGCTGGGCGCGGAAGTCCTGCCCAGCGCGACCAACTTCCTCTGCGTGCGCCTCAAGAGCGCCGAGCTGGCAGCGCAAGTGCAACAGCAACTGATGGCTCAGGGCGTGCTGATCACTCGCTCCCCGCATCCTTCGCTTGGCCACATCCTGCGTATCTCGACACTCGAAGACAGTCTGGTGCCGGGCCGTCTCGCGCGTCTCGAGCAGGCCATCGCCGAAGAGCGCCGTTCATGA